In Lactobacillus sp. PV012, one genomic interval encodes:
- a CDS encoding putative quinol monooxygenase, with the protein MSLTINLYYTGKNGSARKFVKEMEESGLADKIRHEPGNERYEYFYPADDLDTVLLIDSWINQEAIDKHHKSPMMAELAKLREKYDLHMKVERFIPAPKIKSDEKFIRK; encoded by the coding sequence TTGAGTTTAACCATCAATCTTTACTATACTGGAAAAAATGGTAGTGCACGTAAGTTTGTAAAGGAAATGGAAGAAAGCGGGTTGGCTGATAAGATTCGACATGAACCAGGTAACGAACGCTATGAATATTTCTACCCAGCAGATGATTTAGATACAGTACTTTTAATTGATAGTTGGATTAACCAAGAAGCTATTGATAAACACCATAAAAGTCCCATGATGGCTGAATTGGCAAAATTACGTGAAAAGTACGATCTTCACATGAAAGTTGAAAGATTTATTCCAGCTCCAAAAATTAAAAGTGATGAAAAATTTATCAGAAAGTAG
- the trxB gene encoding thioredoxin-disulfide reductase: MKKYDVAVIGAGPGGMTAALYAARANLKVAMIDRGVYGGQMNNTAEVENYPGFPSIMGPELGEKMYQSTVKQNVEFVYGDVKGLKLDGQKRIVQMDPEDIEATVVIIATGSNNRKLEIPGEQEYSGRGVSYCAVCDGAFFKDEDVVVVGGGDSAVSEGLYLANVTDDVNLIHRRDQLRAEKILQDRAFKNDKMHFTWDSEVKEIIGDGEKMTGVKVHNNQTNEDTVVKASGAFIYIGNVPNTEPFKDLDITDKDGWIITNDRMETSIPGIYAIGDVRQKELRQIITAVGDGGVAGQNAFEYIETLKVAE, translated from the coding sequence ATGAAAAAATATGATGTAGCAGTTATTGGAGCAGGTCCTGGTGGAATGACTGCAGCATTATATGCTGCTAGGGCCAACTTAAAGGTTGCAATGATTGATCGAGGAGTTTATGGCGGTCAAATGAATAATACAGCTGAGGTTGAAAATTACCCTGGTTTTCCTTCAATTATGGGCCCCGAATTGGGAGAAAAAATGTACCAAAGCACTGTAAAGCAAAATGTAGAATTTGTTTATGGTGATGTAAAGGGACTTAAACTTGATGGGCAGAAGCGCATTGTTCAGATGGATCCAGAAGATATTGAAGCCACTGTGGTAATCATTGCAACAGGTTCTAATAACCGAAAATTAGAAATTCCTGGAGAACAAGAATATAGTGGCCGTGGGGTTTCTTACTGCGCAGTATGTGATGGAGCTTTCTTCAAAGATGAAGATGTAGTTGTAGTTGGCGGTGGAGACTCAGCAGTTTCTGAAGGTCTTTACTTAGCTAATGTAACTGATGATGTAAATCTAATTCATAGACGTGATCAGTTAAGAGCAGAAAAGATTCTCCAAGATCGTGCTTTTAAAAATGATAAAATGCACTTTACTTGGGATAGTGAAGTTAAAGAAATCATTGGTGATGGTGAAAAAATGACTGGTGTCAAAGTCCATAATAACCAAACTAATGAAGATACAGTGGTAAAGGCATCTGGAGCATTTATTTATATTGGAAATGTACCAAATACTGAACCATTTAAAGACTTGGACATCACTGATAAAGATGGCTGGATCATTACTAATGATCGAATGGAAACTTCTATTCCTGGTATTTATGCAATTGGAGATGTACGTCAAAAAGAACTCCGTCAAATCATTACTGCTGTTGGTGATGGTGGAGTTGCAGGACAAAATGCATTTGAATATATTGAAACCCTAAAAGTAGCCGAATAA